In the genome of Armatimonadota bacterium, the window GGGCGAAGAGGGCAGGGATCATGTCGCTGGGGTGGAGGGGTTCCCGGGAGAGGTAGGTGTCGTTGAAGTCCAGGTAGCGCACCATCACCGCGTTGGCGAACGCCGCCGTGCCGGGCGAGGCCTTCACGGGGGTCCCCCACAGGGTGGCGCCGTTCGGGGTGGACAGCTCGTAGGCGTACGCCCGCGCCGCCTTCGGCGCGTCCTCCGCGAAGGCCGCCAGGGCCACGCCGAGGCTGTCGAGCACCCGGCGCTTCACCTCGTGCACCACCTCCGGGCTCAGGCGTTCCCACCGGACGGATGCGGTGTATTCTGCCAGGAGGCGGCTGTAGCGGTCCGACACCGAATTCCTCCGCAAGGGTTGCGTGGGTGCGGCCAGGACTATGGTACGATCCGGGACTCTCCTGGGGAAGCCCGCCCGTGGCGCCGGTCTGCTCTTGAGAGCTCGCCCTGGGCTTGCCGTTCGGCGGCCAGTTCGGTCATGGGTGCCTCCCCCCGGCCCGCTCTGGTATGCTAGGAAATGCGACGTGGAGGGGTGCGGGAGCCTGGTTGATCCGGCGCGCCTGGAGAGCGCGTAGGCAGGCCAAAACCTGCCTCGTGGGTTCAAATCCCACCCCCTCCGCCAGGCACGGCCACAGGGGCATTTCAGGGCGGTTTCCCCTCTCCGTTTGCCTCCGGGCCGGGACCTCCGTATGGTGGGGACGGGATGGTGGAGGTGGACGGGGCCCAGCGAAGCGGGAGCGGGACCATCGTGCGCACCGCCGCGGCGCTCGCGGTCCTGCTGGGACAGGACCTGCGCGTGACCAACGTCCGGGCCCGGCGGGAAGAGCCGGGCCTGCGCCCCCAACATCTGCGGGCCCTGGAGGCGGTGGCGGAGCTGTGCGCGGCACGGCTCGATGGGGCCCGGGTGGGCTCCCGGGAGTTCACCCTCCACGCGGCGCGGCGTCCGGAGGGTGGCCGCTACCACTGGGACATCGGGAGCGCGGGCTCCACCACCCTGCTGGCCCTGACGGTGCTCCCCGTCGCCGCGTTCGCCTCAGAACCCAGCGTATTCCGCATCGAAGGGGGGCTCTTTCAGGACTTCGCGCCCTCCGCCTTCCACCTGCAGCACGTGGTGCTCCCCACCCTCCGGCGCATGGGCCTCCGGGCAGAAGTGGAGATCCTCCGGCCCGGGTACGTGCCGAAAGGGGGAGGGATCCTCGAGGTGCGGGTGGAGCCGGTGGAAGGGGCCTTGCGCCCCCTGCGGCTCCTGGAGCAGGGGCAGGTCACCCGGGTCTGGGGGATCGCCCTCTCCTCCCACCTCCAGCAGCGGCGGGTGAGCGAGCGGATGGCGGAGCGGTGCGCGGCGAAGCTCAGGAGAGCGGGCCTGTGGCCGGAGATCGAGGTGATCTACGACCGCACGGCCCTCCAGCCGGGAGCCGCGCTCGCGGTCTTTGCGGAGACCAGCACGGGATGCCGCCTGGGCGCGGACCGTGCGGGGGTGAGCGGACGGCCCTCGGAGGCCATCGCGGACGAGGTGGCCCGGATGTTGCTTCTGGACCTGCGGAGCGGTGCGACCGTGGACCGCCACCTCGCGGACCAGCTGGTGGTGTACGCGGCCCTCGCGGAGGGGACCACGGAGTTCGTCGTGCCGGAGGTCACCGACCACGTGACCACCAACCTGTGGCTGGCGCAGGAGATCGCGCATGCGGAGGTCTCCCTCGACCACCGACGGGTGCGCATCCGGGGGATCGGGTATCGGCGTTAGGGTCCGCGGCATCTACACCACCGCCCTCACGTCCCTGCTGCTGCAGAACGGCTTCCGCATCGCGGATCCTTCTCCCGTCATCCGGCAGCGGTTCCGCCTTCCCGAAGACCCCGTTTTGCCGGAGGTGCGCATCAGCGACCAAGGAGACCGCCAGGGGATCCTCGTGATGGGCTCCCCGGAGGCGGCCCGGGCGGTGGTGCAGGCCCTGCGCCGGGCGCTCCCGCTCGTGGTGGTCCGGAGGAGATCCCGACTTGAGGGATTGATCTGCACCGTGGACTTCCCCGCGCCCGTGAAGGCGTTCCTGGACCAGGTGCGGGCCCGTCACGCCCCGACCCTCCCCGGACACCACCGGTTGCGGACCTGCGACGATGGCCGGCTGCGGGAGGCGGAGGCCCTGGGTGGAGGCGCGGATCGGGCTCAAGCCCTGGAGCGCGCGCTGATCTGGGACCGCTTGGTCCCCGGCGCTCCGTACCGGATCCACCACCGCAAGCCCGGAGCCCGTACCCTGGTGCTGCGGGGCACCGTGGAGCGCGTGGAGCCGGGCAGGATAGTGATGCGCCGCACCTTCCGCCCCGGCGGCACCTACGACAGCTTGGGCGCGGAAAAACGCGTGGGGGACTGGGGACTCGTGGAGCTGGAGCAGGGCGCGTGGTGGACGCGGCGCCGGTATTTCCGGGAGGGGGGAGAGGAGTTCGGCGAGATCTACAACGTGAACACGCCCGTGGAGATCTACCCGGAGTTCGCCGCCTACGTGGACCTGGAGGTGGACGTGGTCCGGTTCCCCGACGGACGGGTGGAGATCGTGGACACGGAGGAACTGGAAGTCCGGGTTCGCCAGGGGGTACTTCCCCGGGCCCTGGCCCACCTCGCCCTCCACGAAGCTCAGGACATCGCCCTCCGGCTCGCGGGGAGTCGCTAGCTGCTGCCGTTTTCCGGTGGTATACTGGGGTGCGCGGCCGTGCTAGGCGGGGAGCTGGCGGTTCCCTGTAACCCCCAACCCGCCACAGGGGGGCGGAAATCCCGACCTGAGGCGGCGTGCCTACGGGTTCCGGCCCGCGCGGACGGTGAGGAGGGCTGGGTCCTGCGCAACGGGAGCCTGTGAACCCCGCCAGGTCCGGAAGGAAGCAACGGTAAGCAGTCCCTCCCGTGTGCCGCAGGGGCACCTGGCCGGAGCCGCGCCCTGCGGAAACCGCCGCGGGTGCGTCCGTCGAGGGCGGGTGCACGGCCGCGCTACCGTCCCGCGTACGCGGAGACCAGGGCCACCAGGTTGTTGGCCGCGTGGATCACCACGGACGGGAGGAGGGAGCCCGTCCGTTCATACACCTCCGCTAGGGTCCACCCGAGCAGCAGGATGGGGAGGAAGTTCACCACCTGAAGGTGCACGGCGGCGAAGAAGGCGGCGGAGAGCAGGGCCGCGGATCGCGCCCCGTAGTGCCGCCGCAAGGGAGGGTACACGAACCCCCGGAAGAAGGTCTCCTCCGCCACGGGCACCAGGACCGCCACCAGGAGCGCGAACCCCACCACCCGGCCGGGATCCGAGAGGGGGGGCAGGGCCTGGAGGATGGGATTGGCGGCCTCCTCCTGCTCCGCGAGCCACCGCGCTTGGTCGTGCCCGATGAGAAGTCCCAGGAGGTATATGGACGCGGGCTGCACCACGTAGTGCACCGCGGGGATCACCGCCGCCGCCAGGAGGAGGCCCGTGCGGAGCTGGGCGGGCCAGCGGGCCACCTCGTACCCCAGGGCCCGGAGGGGAAGATCGTAGCGGACACGGGCCACGTACGCGCAGCCACCGAGGAACACCGCGCTCTGCACCACCACCGCCCCCGCCAGGGACGGGAAGTCGAGCGCAAGGCCTCCGGTAAGGCTCACCAGGAGCGGCAGCGCCACAATCACGAGGCAGGCGATCCCGAACACCTCCAGCAGGTCCCAGGTCCGCTCCTCCGCGCGGCGGGGCCGGACGCGGAGGGCGTAGATCGGGAAGAGGGCAGGGAAAAGTGCGGCCGTGGCCAGGGCCCAGGCAAGGGCAGCGGTTCCCATGCCCCGCCGCCGTCCGTCCCGGTACACCCACACCGCCCCCGCGGCCGCTCCCGCCGCGAGGAGGGCCACGAAGCCCAGCCGGAAAACCCCCTCCATCAAAGCCCCCGGAAGCCGCGGTCGTTCTCCAGGTAGAATAACAGTGTTTGGGGCCTCCCATGGGACAGGTCAACGGACACCTCACCCTGTACCGGAAGTGGCGTCCCGGGACGTTCGAGGAGGTGGTGGGGCAGGAGCGGGTGACCCGCACCCTCCAGAACGCCATCGCGCAGGGCCGCATCGTCCACGCGTACCTCTTCAGCGGCCACCGGGGAACGGGCAAGACCACCACGGCCCGGATCCTGGCCAAGGCGCTGAACTGTGTGCAGGGGCCCACGCCGCACCCGTGCGGGGAGTGTGTCCAGTGCCGCACCATCACGGAGGGAACTTCCCTGGACGTCATCGAGCTGGACGCCGCGAGCAACCGCGGGATCGACGAGATCCGGGAGATCCGGGAAAAGGTGCGGTTGCTGCCCGCTCAGGGTCGCTACAAGGTGTACATCCTCGACGAGGCCCACATGCTCACGGACCAGGCGGAGAACGCGCTGCTGAAGACCCTGGAAGAGCCTCCACCGCACGCGGTGTTCGTGCTGGTGACCACGGAGCCACATCGGCTCCCCGCCACCATCCTCTCCCGGTGCCAGCGGTTCGAGTTCCGGCGGGTGCCTCCCCCCCTCATCGTGCAGCGTCTCCGCATGCTGGCGGAACGGGAGGGGATCCGGATCGAGGAGGCCGCGCTGCACCTGATCGCCCGCAGCGCGGACGGTGCCGTGCGGGACGCGGAGGCGATCCTGGATCAGCTCATGGCCTTCGCCGGCGGACGCATCACGGAAGAGGACGTGGTGCGGCTCCTCGGAACCCTCGAGGAGGACCTGGTGGACCGGGTGGTGGCGGCGCTGCAGGCCCAGGACGTCTCCGCCGCGCTGCGCATCGCCGCGGAGGTGGCGGAAAGCGGTCGGGACGTGCGGCAGGTACTGCGGCGGCTTCTGGAGCACTTCCGGGATCTCCTGGTGGTGCGGGTGGCCCCGGACGCGAGGACCTTGGTGGAGGCAGGGGAAGAGCGGTACCGGACGATGCGGGAACAGGCCGCGGGCTTTCCCGAAGAAGAGCTCCTTCGGGCCATCACCGTGCTCTCCGCGGCGGAGGCCGAAGCCCGCTGGACCACCCAGCCCCGCCTGAGTCTGGAACTCGCCCTGCTGCGCCTCGTCCGGCCGGAGGTGGATCCCGGACTCGAGGGCCTGCGGGCCCGGGTGGCACGACTGGAGCGGATTCTGCAGGCAGACTCCGGGAAGACGGCGCCGGGAAAGCCCCTGCCCGCACCGGCACCGGACCCCAAACCCGGCAGCCCCCCGGAGCCTCCTCTCCGGGAGGAGGGGGGAGTCTCGCTCGATCGGGTGGTCAGCCGGTGGGAGGAGATCCTGGAGAGGATCCGGCGACGCCGAGCCTACACGTACGCCCTCCTGAGCGATGCGCGGCCCGTGGCCCTGGAAGGGAACGGCCTCGTGGTGGAGGTTGCCACGGGTGGATCCTTCGCAGCCACCACGTTGGGGGATCCGCGGCACCGTTCCCTCGTGGAGGAGGTCGTCCAACAGGTCCTGGGCGTGGCCCTGCGGGTGCGGTTTATCGCCTCTCCGAGGGAGGATTCGCCGCCTCCGCCAGAACAGGACCCTCTGGTCCGGCAGGCCACGCACCTGCTCGGCCCGCTCGTGGAATTCCGGCCCTTCGGCCCCCCGAGTCCCGCGGAGGAGGGATCCCGTGTGGAACATGAGCAAGGTGGTCAAGCAGGTACAAAGGGTCCAGCAGGAGATCGCCCGGATTCAGGAGGAGCTCGCCCGCGAGCGGGTGGAGGGGAGTAGCGGTGGAGGGGCGGTGCGGGCCGTGGTCACGGGGCAGGGAGAGCTCGTGGAGCTCCGCATCGCCCCGGAGGCCGTGGATCCCGCGGACCTCTCTCTGTTGGAGGACTTGGTGGTGGCCGCGGTGAACGAGGCCCTGCGCCGGGCCAGGGAGTTGGCGGCGTCCCGGCTGCAGGCCGCCACGGGCGGGCTGCAGCTCCCCGGGCTTTTCGGGTAGGATCGTTTCCAGGATGCACCTCCCCGAACCCCTCGCGCGATTGGTGGAGGA includes:
- the rtcA gene encoding RNA 3'-terminal phosphate cyclase; translation: MVEVDGAQRSGSGTIVRTAAALAVLLGQDLRVTNVRARREEPGLRPQHLRALEAVAELCAARLDGARVGSREFTLHAARRPEGGRYHWDIGSAGSTTLLALTVLPVAAFASEPSVFRIEGGLFQDFAPSAFHLQHVVLPTLRRMGLRAEVEILRPGYVPKGGGILEVRVEPVEGALRPLRLLEQGQVTRVWGIALSSHLQQRRVSERMAERCAAKLRRAGLWPEIEVIYDRTALQPGAALAVFAETSTGCRLGADRAGVSGRPSEAIADEVARMLLLDLRSGATVDRHLADQLVVYAALAEGTTEFVVPEVTDHVTTNLWLAQEIAHAEVSLDHRRVRIRGIGYRR
- a CDS encoding type II CAAX endopeptidase family protein, translating into MEGVFRLGFVALLAAGAAAGAVWVYRDGRRRGMGTAALAWALATAALFPALFPIYALRVRPRRAEERTWDLLEVFGIACLVIVALPLLVSLTGGLALDFPSLAGAVVVQSAVFLGGCAYVARVRYDLPLRALGYEVARWPAQLRTGLLLAAAVIPAVHYVVQPASIYLLGLLIGHDQARWLAEQEEAANPILQALPPLSDPGRVVGFALLVAVLVPVAEETFFRGFVYPPLRRHYGARSAALLSAAFFAAVHLQVVNFLPILLLGWTLAEVYERTGSLLPSVVIHAANNLVALVSAYAGR
- the dnaX gene encoding DNA polymerase III subunit gamma/tau; amino-acid sequence: MGQVNGHLTLYRKWRPGTFEEVVGQERVTRTLQNAIAQGRIVHAYLFSGHRGTGKTTTARILAKALNCVQGPTPHPCGECVQCRTITEGTSLDVIELDAASNRGIDEIREIREKVRLLPAQGRYKVYILDEAHMLTDQAENALLKTLEEPPPHAVFVLVTTEPHRLPATILSRCQRFEFRRVPPPLIVQRLRMLAEREGIRIEEAALHLIARSADGAVRDAEAILDQLMAFAGGRITEEDVVRLLGTLEEDLVDRVVAALQAQDVSAALRIAAEVAESGRDVRQVLRRLLEHFRDLLVVRVAPDARTLVEAGEERYRTMREQAAGFPEEELLRAITVLSAAEAEARWTTQPRLSLELALLRLVRPEVDPGLEGLRARVARLERILQADSGKTAPGKPLPAPAPDPKPGSPPEPPLREEGGVSLDRVVSRWEEILERIRRRRAYTYALLSDARPVALEGNGLVVEVATGGSFAATTLGDPRHRSLVEEVVQQVLGVALRVRFIASPREDSPPPPEQDPLVRQATHLLGPLVEFRPFGPPSPAEEGSRVEHEQGGQAGTKGPAGDRPDSGGARPRAGGGE
- a CDS encoding DUF402 domain-containing protein, coding for MRRSPSTTDGCASGGSGIGVRVRGIYTTALTSLLLQNGFRIADPSPVIRQRFRLPEDPVLPEVRISDQGDRQGILVMGSPEAARAVVQALRRALPLVVVRRRSRLEGLICTVDFPAPVKAFLDQVRARHAPTLPGHHRLRTCDDGRLREAEALGGGADRAQALERALIWDRLVPGAPYRIHHRKPGARTLVLRGTVERVEPGRIVMRRTFRPGGTYDSLGAEKRVGDWGLVELEQGAWWTRRRYFREGGEEFGEIYNVNTPVEIYPEFAAYVDLEVDVVRFPDGRVEIVDTEELEVRVRQGVLPRALAHLALHEAQDIALRLAGSR
- a CDS encoding YbaB/EbfC family nucleoid-associated protein; translation: MSKVVKQVQRVQQEIARIQEELARERVEGSSGGGAVRAVVTGQGELVELRIAPEAVDPADLSLLEDLVVAAVNEALRRARELAASRLQAATGGLQLPGLFG